A region of Streptomyces sp. WMMC500 DNA encodes the following proteins:
- a CDS encoding 3' terminal RNA ribose 2'-O-methyltransferase Hen1, with translation MFLTITATGTDAAPATDLGFLLHKHPGKAQEFATSRGTAHVFYPEATPARCTAALLLEVDPVGLVRAAKGTGKGGKGKSPDSALAQYVNDRPYAASSLLAVALGRVFRTAMTGSSRTHPERAAQPLPLRIEVPAVAARGGPELVSRLFAPMGWRVTADPVPLDPAFPDWGDSRYVSLVLDGEVRLADALRHLYVLLPVLDDAKHYGVAPDEVDKLLRAGEGWLEDHPEQRLITGRYLSRRWSLAREALERLELARLAESDDAEPEELDNAVDETTDTEEKPVPLAVQRRAAIAEALRAAGAARVLDLGCGQGQLVKELLNDPRFTEVVGVDVSVRALAAAARRLRLERMGERQAARVSLLQSALTYTDRRLAGYDAAVLSEVVEHVDPPRLPALEYAVFGSARPATVVVTTPNSEYNVRWESLPAGHVRHADHRFEWTRAEFRAWAGPVAARFGYAVAYAGVGPDDPEVGPPTQLAVFTRTGDRTGTPGRTGTPGRTDTPKEA, from the coding sequence GTGTTCCTGACCATCACCGCGACCGGCACCGACGCCGCGCCCGCCACCGACCTCGGCTTCCTCCTGCACAAGCACCCCGGCAAAGCGCAGGAGTTCGCCACCTCCCGCGGCACGGCCCACGTCTTCTACCCCGAGGCGACCCCCGCCCGCTGCACCGCCGCGCTGCTCCTCGAAGTGGACCCCGTCGGCCTGGTGCGCGCCGCCAAGGGCACGGGCAAGGGCGGCAAGGGCAAGAGCCCCGACTCCGCCCTCGCGCAGTACGTCAACGACCGGCCCTACGCCGCGTCCTCCCTCCTGGCCGTCGCGCTCGGCCGCGTCTTCCGGACCGCGATGACCGGCTCCAGCCGCACCCACCCCGAGCGCGCCGCGCAGCCCCTCCCGCTGCGCATCGAGGTGCCCGCCGTCGCCGCCCGCGGCGGCCCCGAGCTGGTGAGCCGCCTCTTCGCGCCCATGGGCTGGCGGGTCACCGCCGACCCGGTGCCGCTGGACCCCGCCTTCCCCGACTGGGGCGACTCGCGCTACGTCTCCCTCGTCCTCGACGGCGAGGTGCGGCTCGCCGACGCGCTGCGCCACCTGTACGTGCTGTTGCCGGTGCTCGACGACGCCAAGCACTACGGCGTCGCCCCCGACGAGGTCGACAAGCTGCTGCGCGCCGGCGAGGGCTGGCTGGAGGACCACCCCGAGCAGCGGCTCATCACCGGCCGCTACCTCTCCCGCCGGTGGTCGCTCGCCCGCGAGGCGCTGGAGCGGCTGGAGCTGGCGCGCCTGGCCGAGTCCGACGACGCCGAGCCGGAGGAGCTGGACAACGCCGTCGACGAGACGACCGACACCGAGGAGAAGCCGGTGCCGCTCGCCGTGCAGCGCCGCGCCGCGATCGCCGAGGCGCTGCGCGCCGCCGGCGCCGCCCGGGTGCTCGACCTCGGCTGCGGCCAGGGACAGTTGGTCAAAGAGCTGCTGAACGACCCGCGGTTCACCGAGGTCGTCGGCGTCGACGTGTCCGTACGCGCCCTCGCCGCCGCCGCCCGCCGGCTGCGCCTGGAGCGCATGGGCGAGCGGCAGGCCGCGCGCGTGTCGCTGCTGCAGAGCGCCCTCACGTACACCGACCGCCGGCTCGCGGGTTACGACGCCGCCGTGCTCAGCGAGGTCGTCGAGCACGTCGACCCGCCGCGGCTGCCCGCCCTGGAGTACGCCGTCTTCGGCTCCGCGCGGCCGGCGACGGTGGTCGTGACGACGCCCAACTCCGAGTACAACGTGCGCTGGGAGTCCCTGCCCGCCGGCCACGTCCGGCACGCGGACCACCGCTTCGAGTGGACCCGGGCGGAGTTCCGCGCCTGGGCCGGGCCCGTGGCGGCGCGGTTCGGCTACGCCGTGGCGTACGCGGGCGTGGGCCCGGACGACCCGGAGGTCGGCCCGCCGACCCAGCTCGCGGTCTTCACCAGGACCGGCGACCGCACCGGCACGCCCGGCCGCACCGGCACGCCCGGCCGCACCGACACCCCGAAGGAGGCGTGA
- the mmuM gene encoding homocysteine S-methyltransferase: MPFARALARAADGGPPLVLDGGLSNQLEAQGCDLGDALWSARVLAEDPAQIEAAHTAYVRAGAEVLLTASYQATFEGFARRGAGRVEAARLLTSSVALARRVADAAPRPVWVAASAGPYGAMLADGSEYHGRYGDGVGVAELERFHRPRLEVLAAAEPDVLALETVPGTTEATALLRAAAGLGVPVWLTYTVAGGATRAGEPLADAFALAADDERVAAVGVNCCAPEDVAYAVETAARVTGKPVVAYPNSGEGWDAKTRAWRGPGSFEATSAVRWRRAGAAVLGGCCRVGPEAIAALAAELHGDGAGR, translated from the coding sequence GTGCCGTTCGCCCGGGCGCTCGCGCGGGCCGCGGACGGCGGCCCGCCGCTGGTCCTCGACGGTGGCCTGTCGAACCAGCTCGAAGCGCAGGGCTGCGACCTCGGCGACGCGCTGTGGTCCGCCCGGGTCCTCGCCGAGGACCCGGCGCAGATCGAGGCCGCCCACACCGCATACGTACGTGCCGGGGCAGAGGTGCTGCTGACGGCGAGCTACCAGGCGACGTTCGAGGGCTTCGCGCGCCGGGGCGCCGGCCGCGTGGAGGCGGCCCGGCTGCTGACGAGCAGCGTGGCGCTGGCCCGGCGGGTGGCGGACGCGGCGCCGCGGCCGGTGTGGGTGGCGGCGTCGGCGGGGCCGTACGGGGCGATGCTGGCGGACGGCTCGGAGTACCACGGCCGGTACGGGGACGGCGTGGGCGTGGCCGAGCTGGAGCGCTTCCACCGGCCCCGTCTCGAGGTGCTGGCCGCGGCGGAGCCGGACGTGCTGGCGCTGGAGACGGTCCCGGGGACGACGGAGGCGACGGCGCTGCTGCGGGCGGCGGCGGGGCTCGGCGTGCCGGTGTGGCTGACGTACACGGTCGCGGGCGGGGCGACCCGCGCGGGGGAGCCGCTGGCGGACGCCTTCGCGCTCGCGGCGGACGACGAGCGGGTGGCGGCGGTGGGCGTCAACTGCTGCGCGCCGGAGGACGTCGCGTACGCGGTGGAGACGGCGGCGCGGGTCACGGGCAAGCCGGTGGTGGCGTACCCGAACAGCGGCGAGGGCTGGGACGCGAAGACCCGTGCCTGGCGCGGCCCCGGCTCGTTCGAGGCCACGAGCGCGGTGCGTTGGCGGCGCGCGGGCGCGGCCGTCCTGGGGGGCTGCTGCCGCGTCGGCCCGGAGGCGATCGCCGCCCTGGCGGCGGAGCTGCACGGGGACGGCGCGGGGCGGTGA
- a CDS encoding nucleotide pyrophosphohydrolase has product MTDDVQALQKRLVAFAAARDWEQYHTPKNLAAALSVESAELVEIFQWLTPEESARIMADPEAAHRVTDEVADVLAYLLQFCSVVGVDPLAALAAKIERNEERFPAPQGESAPGAEPGSGAGR; this is encoded by the coding sequence ATGACGGACGACGTGCAGGCACTGCAGAAGCGGCTCGTGGCGTTCGCCGCGGCCCGGGACTGGGAGCAGTACCACACTCCCAAGAACCTGGCGGCGGCACTGAGCGTGGAGTCCGCGGAGCTGGTGGAGATCTTCCAGTGGCTGACGCCTGAGGAGTCCGCGCGGATCATGGCGGATCCTGAGGCGGCGCACCGGGTGACGGACGAGGTCGCGGACGTCCTGGCGTACCTGCTGCAGTTCTGCTCCGTGGTGGGGGTGGACCCGCTGGCGGCGCTGGCGGCGAAGATCGAGCGCAACGAGGAGCGGTTCCCGGCACCGCAGGGGGAGAGCGCGCCGGGGGCGGAGCCCGGGTCGGGGGCGGGGCGTTGA
- a CDS encoding SDR family oxidoreductase, with protein MALDGRTALVTGVSRAQGIGFALTRRLLADGARVCAHGWTPHDDEMPWGADRGGTAAVVAALGGEGDRLAYEHADLAEPDAPAALLAAARERFGMVDTLVVNHARSSTYDLERLTAAELDLSWAVNVRATLLLVQAYAAQYDAAAGADRGGGRVVLFTSGQHLAPMSQEVPYAATKGALQQLTLTLSDALVDRGITVNCVNPGPTDTGWAGAELAAQVGRALPRGRWNTPDEAAAAVRLLLGADAATITGNTLDAESGFRRWVQ; from the coding sequence ATGGCCCTCGACGGCCGGACCGCACTGGTCACCGGCGTGAGCCGGGCGCAGGGAATCGGGTTCGCCCTCACCCGCCGGCTGCTGGCCGACGGCGCGCGGGTGTGCGCGCACGGCTGGACGCCGCACGACGACGAGATGCCCTGGGGCGCCGACCGCGGCGGCACCGCCGCCGTCGTCGCCGCCCTCGGCGGCGAGGGCGACCGCCTCGCCTACGAGCACGCCGACCTCGCGGAGCCGGACGCGCCCGCCGCGCTGCTGGCCGCGGCGCGGGAGCGGTTCGGGATGGTGGACACGCTGGTGGTCAACCACGCGCGCAGCTCCACGTACGACCTCGAGCGGCTGACGGCCGCCGAGCTCGACCTGTCCTGGGCGGTGAACGTCCGGGCCACGCTGCTGCTGGTGCAGGCGTACGCGGCCCAGTACGACGCGGCGGCGGGAGCGGACCGGGGCGGCGGCCGGGTCGTGCTGTTCACCTCCGGCCAGCATCTGGCGCCGATGAGCCAGGAGGTCCCGTACGCCGCCACGAAGGGAGCGCTCCAGCAGTTGACGCTGACGCTCTCGGACGCGCTCGTCGACCGCGGCATCACCGTGAACTGCGTCAACCCGGGCCCGACGGACACGGGTTGGGCGGGTGCGGAACTGGCCGCGCAGGTGGGCCGGGCGCTGCCGCGCGGGCGGTGGAACACGCCGGACGAGGCGGCGGCCGCGGTGCGGCTGCTCCTGGGCGCCGACGCGGCGACGATCACGGGCAACACGCTCGACGCGGAGTCGGGATTCCGGCGCTGGGTGCAGTAG
- a CDS encoding GNAT family N-acetyltransferase has translation MPLTVRAARLDDAPSICALLNQVDVAEVGRPETDLHTVEADLKHPEADLPRNSWLAVADDGTLVAYGLLWDESYAERIDVDHYVLPGHQDAGLRLLERMEARAAAKAAENGVREAVVHLQLRAAPTMDTALLDARGWHVVRRYHVLTRDVAPAADPAPVPPPGVRLRDCTAEPDRRIAHDLLQQAMAEHFDFQPKSYETWLADPANADVDWSLVWIAHVDGLGDAGALLARNDREAMGWIPTLGVLADARGRGLGGLLLRHAFAAFAGRGREVVGLGVDTANDSGAVALYERHGMVVYFAVDTWEITLPARG, from the coding sequence ATGCCACTCACCGTGCGCGCCGCGCGGCTCGATGACGCCCCCTCGATCTGCGCGCTCCTGAACCAGGTGGACGTCGCGGAGGTCGGCCGCCCGGAGACAGACCTGCACACCGTCGAGGCGGACCTCAAGCACCCCGAGGCCGACCTCCCGCGGAACTCCTGGCTGGCCGTCGCCGACGACGGCACCCTCGTCGCGTACGGGCTGCTCTGGGACGAATCGTACGCCGAGCGCATCGACGTCGACCACTACGTGCTGCCCGGCCACCAGGACGCCGGGCTGCGCCTGCTGGAGCGGATGGAGGCGCGGGCGGCGGCGAAGGCCGCCGAAAACGGCGTCCGCGAAGCCGTCGTCCACCTCCAGCTCAGAGCCGCACCCACCATGGACACCGCGCTCCTCGACGCCCGCGGCTGGCACGTCGTGCGCCGCTACCACGTCCTGACGCGCGACGTCGCGCCCGCCGCCGACCCGGCCCCGGTCCCGCCGCCCGGCGTGCGCCTGCGCGACTGCACCGCCGAGCCCGACCGGCGCATCGCACACGACCTCCTCCAGCAAGCCATGGCCGAGCACTTCGACTTCCAGCCGAAGAGCTACGAGACCTGGCTGGCCGACCCCGCCAACGCGGACGTCGACTGGTCGCTCGTCTGGATCGCCCATGTCGACGGCCTCGGCGACGCGGGCGCCCTCCTGGCGCGCAACGACCGCGAGGCGATGGGCTGGATCCCCACCCTCGGCGTCCTGGCCGACGCGCGCGGTCGCGGTCTGGGCGGCCTGCTGCTGCGGCACGCCTTCGCGGCCTTCGCCGGGCGGGGGCGGGAGGTCGTCGGGCTCGGCGTCGACACGGCGAACGACTCCGGCGCCGTGGCGCTCTACGAGCGCCACGGCATGGTCGTGTACTTCGCGGTGGACACCTGGGAGATCACCCTGCCCGCCCGCGGCTGA
- a CDS encoding ATP-binding protein, with the protein MTSHTGHPPRAPRDLLRDPTRDTPRTTGSGRHPHADRATIGELRLSAFKSHHGTRLGLGPLTLLTGGSGSGKTAALEACGVLARLGAGATLEEAFAPVSGGAAACVPHKARPDAAGRRGVRLGCTVHGPLGDVRLDVAVQAEPELRIVGERLSGAGHTLLATALRDPRRDRVQATWHTAGPTPVTRAPLPDDRLGTALLPLRVGGRTDGERLVLAAAEQAVVALRSVYPCDPHPALMRATRAVPAGRGDQLTPDCRNLPAVLRRVRDECGTRHAALLEALRGGCAGPVHDLTTEQSGTGLVRAVLLREPGRRSTPVETLGDGELRYLALALVLLTGPGVLAVDPASEVLPARQVLTVLADGLDRCLDARQAKELVALCGRMAERGHIRVVGSVSDPSLAEAECATAVTLRPRAEQGRGGGGRA; encoded by the coding sequence ATGACCTCCCACACCGGGCACCCTCCCCGTGCCCCGCGCGACCTCCTGCGCGACCCGACGCGCGACACCCCGCGCACGACGGGCAGCGGGCGCCACCCCCACGCCGACCGCGCCACCATCGGCGAACTGCGGCTGTCCGCCTTCAAATCGCACCACGGCACCCGGCTCGGCCTCGGTCCCCTCACCCTGCTCACCGGAGGCAGCGGCAGCGGCAAGACCGCGGCACTGGAGGCATGCGGCGTACTGGCCAGACTCGGCGCCGGGGCCACCCTGGAAGAGGCCTTCGCGCCGGTGTCCGGGGGCGCCGCGGCGTGCGTACCGCACAAGGCCCGGCCCGACGCCGCAGGACGCCGCGGCGTCCGCCTCGGCTGCACCGTCCACGGCCCCCTCGGCGACGTCCGCCTCGACGTCGCCGTACAGGCGGAACCCGAACTGCGCATCGTCGGCGAACGCCTCAGCGGCGCCGGCCACACCCTCCTCGCCACCGCGCTGCGCGACCCCAGACGCGACCGCGTCCAGGCCACCTGGCACACCGCGGGACCCACCCCCGTCACCCGCGCGCCGCTGCCCGACGACCGGCTGGGCACCGCCCTCTTACCGCTGCGCGTCGGGGGCCGCACCGACGGGGAACGGCTCGTGCTCGCCGCCGCGGAACAAGCCGTCGTCGCACTCCGCTCCGTCTACCCCTGCGACCCGCACCCGGCGCTGATGCGCGCCACGCGGGCCGTGCCGGCCGGCCGCGGCGACCAACTCACCCCGGACTGCCGCAACCTCCCGGCGGTCCTGCGCCGCGTACGCGACGAATGCGGCACCCGGCACGCGGCCCTGCTGGAGGCCCTGCGCGGCGGCTGCGCGGGGCCGGTACACGACCTGACGACGGAGCAGTCGGGGACCGGTCTGGTACGGGCCGTGCTGCTGCGCGAACCGGGCCGGCGCAGCACGCCGGTCGAGACACTGGGCGACGGGGAACTGCGCTACCTCGCGCTGGCGCTCGTGCTGCTCACCGGGCCCGGGGTGCTGGCGGTGGACCCGGCCTCTGAGGTGCTGCCGGCGCGGCAGGTGCTGACGGTGCTGGCGGACGGGCTCGACCGGTGCCTGGACGCGCGGCAGGCGAAGGAACTGGTGGCGCTGTGCGGGCGGATGGCCGAGCGCGGGCACATCCGGGTGGTGGGTTCCGTCAGCGACCCCTCGCTGGCGGAGGCGGAGTGCGCGACGGCGGTCACGCTGCGGCCACGGGCGGAGCAGGGGCGAGGGGGCGGGGGTAGGGCGTAG
- a CDS encoding cell division protein SepF translates to MTGHDVTDEQWRGLAEVVPLRGNEWPSWTGHQALDDPEADADQRQFVVIRCQVFADARRVAEYLIAQVPVLLDLTGAEIDVAKRILDFASGVTFGIRSSMHRVDRNVFLLAPVGTEVEPAVSR, encoded by the coding sequence TTGACCGGACATGACGTCACCGACGAGCAGTGGCGGGGGCTCGCCGAAGTCGTGCCCCTGCGCGGCAACGAATGGCCTTCGTGGACCGGGCACCAAGCCCTCGACGACCCCGAAGCCGACGCCGACCAGCGGCAGTTCGTCGTCATCCGCTGCCAGGTCTTCGCCGACGCGCGGCGCGTGGCCGAGTACCTGATAGCGCAAGTCCCCGTCCTGCTCGACCTCACCGGCGCCGAGATCGACGTGGCCAAGCGCATCCTCGACTTCGCCAGCGGGGTCACCTTCGGCATCCGGAGCAGCATGCACCGCGTCGACCGCAACGTCTTCCTGCTCGCCCCCGTCGGCACGGAAGTCGAACCGGCCGTAAGCCGCTGA
- a CDS encoding alkaline phosphatase D family protein has translation MSVDRRTLLKSAAAAGALGAAWPLTAGLSPAQARAAAERLGAAYDRAPFTLGVASGDPRPGSVLLWTRLAPEPLAAEQDLPDIVEVRWTVAEDPKLRRVVARGTVPASATLGHSVHVPVTGLAAGRTYYYAFSALGRTSRTGRTRTAPGRKAGRVRFATANCQAFHDGYYAAHRGIARENVDFVIHLGDYIYEHGQVGGVPEDHVRDHDGPEILTLGDYRKRHALYKGDPALRDAHAAHPWFLTWDDHEVVNDYSGSTGSAPFVRRRAAAYQAWYEHMPHRDSFGDSALPDPEIHRVRDWGGLLQLTVLDLRSHRSAQNLPDGTILGTEQKNWLKHQVDNAPDAWHVWANSIMLSQLRGSPGGPYMFTDQWDGFLAERREVLSHVHAAGLEDLVVVTGDWHSAFVDDVRTDYDDPESPLVGTEFTAHSVTSGAYSPDWNQTNGPVMGAANPHLKYFEGNRYGYDVYEVTPERFSAHMRVIGDRRDPDSPVTTLTTFHVDRGRPGSYEDEATKGSPAQYRRD, from the coding sequence GTGAGCGTCGACCGCCGCACCCTGCTGAAGTCCGCGGCCGCCGCCGGCGCCCTCGGCGCCGCCTGGCCGCTCACCGCCGGCCTCAGCCCCGCCCAGGCCCGCGCCGCCGCCGAGCGGCTCGGTGCCGCGTACGACAGGGCACCCTTCACCCTCGGCGTCGCCTCCGGCGACCCCCGGCCCGGCTCGGTCCTGCTGTGGACCCGGCTCGCCCCCGAACCCCTCGCCGCGGAACAGGACCTCCCCGACATCGTGGAGGTCCGCTGGACCGTCGCCGAAGACCCCAAGCTGCGCCGCGTCGTCGCCCGCGGCACCGTGCCCGCCTCCGCCACCCTCGGCCACAGCGTCCACGTCCCCGTCACGGGCCTCGCCGCCGGCCGCACGTACTACTACGCCTTCAGCGCCCTCGGCCGCACCAGCCGCACCGGCCGCACCCGCACCGCCCCCGGCCGCAAGGCCGGCCGGGTCCGCTTCGCCACCGCCAACTGCCAGGCGTTCCACGACGGCTACTACGCCGCCCACCGCGGCATCGCCCGCGAGAACGTCGACTTCGTCATCCACCTCGGCGACTACATCTACGAGCACGGCCAGGTCGGCGGCGTACCCGAGGACCACGTCCGCGACCACGACGGACCCGAGATCCTCACCCTCGGCGACTACCGCAAGCGCCACGCCCTCTACAAGGGCGACCCCGCACTCCGCGACGCCCACGCCGCCCACCCCTGGTTCCTCACCTGGGACGACCACGAGGTCGTCAACGACTACAGCGGAAGCACCGGCTCCGCCCCCTTCGTACGCCGCCGCGCCGCCGCCTACCAGGCGTGGTACGAACACATGCCGCACCGCGACTCCTTCGGCGACTCCGCCCTGCCCGACCCCGAGATCCACCGCGTCCGCGACTGGGGCGGACTCCTCCAGCTCACCGTCCTCGACCTGCGCTCCCACCGTTCCGCGCAGAACCTGCCCGACGGCACCATCCTCGGCACCGAGCAGAAGAACTGGCTCAAGCACCAGGTCGACAACGCCCCCGACGCCTGGCACGTCTGGGCCAACTCGATCATGCTCAGCCAGCTCCGCGGCTCACCCGGCGGGCCGTACATGTTCACCGACCAGTGGGACGGCTTCCTCGCCGAGCGCCGGGAAGTCCTCTCCCACGTCCACGCCGCGGGGCTCGAAGACCTCGTCGTCGTCACCGGCGACTGGCACTCCGCCTTCGTCGACGACGTCCGCACCGACTACGACGACCCCGAATCGCCGCTCGTCGGCACCGAGTTCACCGCGCACTCCGTGACCTCCGGCGCGTACTCCCCGGACTGGAACCAGACCAACGGACCCGTCATGGGCGCCGCCAACCCGCACCTGAAGTACTTCGAGGGCAACCGCTACGGCTACGACGTCTACGAGGTCACGCCGGAACGCTTCAGCGCCCACATGCGCGTGATCGGCGACCGCCGCGACCCCGACTCGCCCGTCACGACGCTCACCACCTTCCACGTCGACCGCGGCCGGCCCGGCAGTTACGAGGACGAGGCGACGAAGGGCTCCCCGGCCCAGTACCGCCGCGACTGA
- a CDS encoding phosphoesterase, which translates to MNLVVNGDAETGPGGTAEPVTTVHGWRLTQGAPALVPYDLGGGYPTPDDPGPTTRGTRFYTGGNSARTALLQDIDLPRGGPTGRKAVDAGRVRYTLTAWLGGYADQQDGARLSAELHDAHGTPLALSVLGPVTAEERAGRTALLERTATAPVPPGTRTARLLLTFTRAGGTANDGYADAVTLTLNAVRPGGRP; encoded by the coding sequence GTGAACCTCGTCGTCAACGGCGACGCGGAGACCGGGCCCGGAGGCACCGCGGAGCCCGTCACCACCGTCCACGGCTGGCGCCTCACCCAAGGCGCCCCCGCCCTCGTCCCCTACGACCTCGGCGGCGGCTACCCCACCCCCGACGACCCCGGCCCCACCACCCGCGGCACCCGCTTCTACACCGGCGGCAACAGCGCCCGCACCGCACTCCTCCAGGACATCGACCTCCCCCGCGGCGGCCCCACCGGCCGCAAGGCCGTCGACGCCGGCCGCGTCCGCTACACCCTCACCGCCTGGCTCGGCGGCTACGCCGACCAGCAGGACGGCGCCCGGCTCTCCGCCGAACTCCACGACGCCCACGGCACCCCCCTCGCCCTCAGCGTCCTCGGCCCCGTCACCGCGGAAGAACGCGCCGGCCGCACCGCCCTGCTGGAACGCACCGCCACCGCACCCGTACCGCCCGGCACCCGCACCGCCCGCCTCCTGCTCACCTTCACCCGCGCCGGCGGCACCGCCAACGACGGCTACGCCGACGCCGTCACCCTCACCCTCAACGCCGTACGCCCAGGAGGCCGCCCGTGA
- a CDS encoding helix-turn-helix domain-containing protein, with product MLHVHFNDRDFRHVQLARTADPLWEAILGLHVAYTPGPLLPARLRPWHRRARHRLRHHDLRRTCRLINGIAPADATYFPDFLTPVESEDGITAGLRTLRATPATRLAREIRLAARHRPLPPWTRRLAAGDRTVLADLADALHHLHDRLVAPDWSEIEATVAADRARQLEALEAGMPAVLATLEPFTWTDPVLSAPYPVDSTLHLHGRGIRLIPSYFCHTTPIAIADPGLPPVVVHPVRRHPVPPGTDRPAPRRDTALAALLGTSRARVLTALTPTTAPATTGGLAARLGMPASSVSGHLTVLRRAGLAESERAGPHVVHRLTARGRHLLDG from the coding sequence ATGCTTCATGTCCACTTCAACGACCGGGACTTCCGCCACGTCCAGCTCGCGCGCACCGCCGACCCGCTCTGGGAGGCGATCCTCGGGCTGCACGTCGCCTACACCCCCGGGCCCCTCCTGCCCGCCCGGCTGCGCCCCTGGCACCGCCGCGCCCGCCACCGCCTCCGCCACCACGACCTGCGCCGCACCTGCCGCCTCATCAACGGCATCGCACCCGCCGACGCCACCTACTTCCCCGACTTCCTCACCCCCGTCGAATCCGAGGACGGCATCACCGCCGGCCTGCGCACCCTGCGGGCCACCCCCGCCACCCGCCTCGCCCGCGAGATCCGCCTCGCCGCCCGCCACCGCCCCCTGCCGCCCTGGACCCGCCGCCTCGCCGCCGGCGACCGCACCGTGCTCGCCGACCTCGCCGACGCCCTCCACCACCTCCACGACAGGCTCGTCGCACCCGACTGGAGCGAGATCGAAGCCACCGTCGCCGCCGACCGCGCCCGCCAACTCGAAGCCCTCGAAGCCGGCATGCCCGCCGTCCTCGCCACCCTCGAACCCTTCACCTGGACCGACCCCGTACTCAGCGCCCCCTACCCCGTCGACTCCACCCTCCACCTGCACGGCCGCGGCATCCGCCTCATCCCCTCCTACTTCTGCCACACCACCCCCATCGCCATCGCCGACCCCGGACTCCCGCCCGTCGTCGTCCACCCCGTACGCCGCCACCCCGTCCCGCCCGGCACCGACCGCCCCGCCCCCCGCCGCGACACCGCACTCGCCGCACTCCTCGGCACCAGCCGCGCCCGCGTCCTGACCGCGCTCACCCCCACCACCGCACCCGCCACCACCGGCGGACTCGCCGCCCGCCTCGGCATGCCCGCCTCCTCCGTCAGCGGCCACCTCACCGTCCTGCGCCGCGCCGGCCTCGCCGAGAGCGAACGGGCAGGGCCCCACGTCGTCCACCGCCTCACCGCCCGCGGGCGGCACCTCCTCGACGGCTGA
- a CDS encoding peptidoglycan DD-metalloendopeptidase family protein, with protein sequence MPRRPPTAPAAGRSARRTATVLVAALLTLLGLTAAAPAQADVRPALAPNFKAPFPCGQQWTYSHHSAEVRRALDFIRSDGGTTGGTPQVASAAGTATRHSQPSGAGNYIVIDHGGGWKTYYFHLASFSVANGQSVAQGQQIGITGSTGNSSGAHIHYEQLYNGVGQDIRINGSALAYPGSYGQYHLRSDNCGNTNFSTWGSGVRVRADAYLSSPVVTTLSGPTSVFVECQKQGDVVNAEGYTNDWWSRLRDQRGFVSNIYIDHPDAKLPGVPLC encoded by the coding sequence ATGCCTCGCAGACCCCCGACCGCCCCGGCCGCCGGCCGTTCCGCACGGCGCACCGCGACCGTCCTCGTCGCGGCGCTGCTGACGCTGCTGGGCCTGACCGCGGCGGCGCCGGCGCAGGCCGACGTACGCCCCGCGCTGGCGCCGAACTTCAAGGCGCCGTTCCCCTGCGGCCAGCAGTGGACGTACAGCCACCACAGCGCCGAGGTGCGCCGCGCGCTGGACTTCATCCGCTCCGACGGCGGCACCACCGGCGGCACGCCGCAGGTCGCCTCCGCGGCGGGCACGGCGACCCGGCACAGCCAGCCGAGCGGCGCCGGCAACTACATCGTCATCGACCACGGCGGCGGCTGGAAGACGTACTACTTCCACCTGGCGTCGTTCTCCGTCGCCAACGGCCAGTCGGTCGCCCAGGGCCAGCAGATCGGCATCACGGGCAGTACCGGCAACTCCTCCGGCGCGCACATCCACTACGAGCAGCTCTACAACGGCGTCGGCCAGGACATCCGCATCAACGGCTCGGCGCTGGCCTATCCGGGCTCGTACGGCCAGTACCACCTGCGCAGCGACAACTGCGGCAACACCAACTTCTCCACCTGGGGCAGCGGCGTGCGGGTCCGCGCGGACGCGTACCTGTCCTCCCCCGTGGTGACGACGCTGTCCGGCCCGACGTCCGTGTTCGTCGAGTGCCAGAAGCAGGGCGACGTGGTCAACGCCGAGGGCTACACGAACGACTGGTGGTCCCGGCTGCGTGACCAGCGCGGGTTCGTCTCCAACATCTACATCGACCATCCGGACGCGAAGCTCCCGGGCGTCCCGCTCTGCTGA